One genomic segment of Arthrobacter sp. zg-Y1110 includes these proteins:
- the rfaE2 gene encoding D-glycero-beta-D-manno-heptose 1-phosphate adenylyltransferase, with translation MTDFRNPGEVRSLAPGLPARLAAASLCIAVIGDVMLDGWWSGVTERFCREAPAPVVDVQRKNYAPGGAGNTAMNLQALGARVRLGGLTGSDAAGDRLRGILAEAGVDLRGMVRHPDAQTATKDRIVAAEQVLFRLDDGGRFPAEAEDLLAASVPALLEGADALVVCDYGTGLLHGAVRDALVALRGGRLTVVDAHDAAGWADLSPDLVTPNAAEAAQLLGGPKLLGPDRAAAVRTAAPDLLAAAGAAAAAVTLDRDGAAVIGADGGFHRTWARPAAEKQASGAGDTFVACLTLARAAGLPLSTAAGLAQNAADIVVQRPGTSVCSTADLEKHLDSFADTALSQAELLARTAAERAAGRRIVLTNGCFDVLHRGHTRYLNQAKQLGDILVVALNSDSSARRLKGPGRPINPVHDRAGIIAALSCVDYVTVFDTDTPIPLIRELRPDIYAKGGDYSAQMLAETPVVEECGGRVLILDYVSDHSTTALVSRIRSGGTGGTGETEGNPAGGGGSEAAAGGNGPGDPP, from the coding sequence GTGACGGACTTCCGGAACCCCGGGGAGGTCCGCAGCCTCGCTCCGGGGCTGCCGGCTCGTCTCGCGGCCGCCTCCCTGTGCATAGCGGTCATCGGCGATGTGATGCTGGACGGCTGGTGGTCCGGGGTCACCGAACGGTTCTGCCGCGAGGCTCCGGCTCCCGTGGTGGATGTGCAGCGGAAGAACTACGCACCCGGCGGTGCGGGAAACACGGCCATGAACCTGCAGGCGCTCGGAGCACGGGTCCGGCTCGGCGGACTGACCGGCAGCGACGCCGCCGGTGACCGGCTGCGCGGCATCCTGGCGGAGGCGGGCGTGGACCTGCGCGGCATGGTGCGGCACCCCGACGCGCAGACCGCCACGAAGGACCGGATTGTCGCCGCGGAGCAGGTACTGTTCCGGCTCGACGACGGCGGGCGGTTCCCGGCCGAGGCAGAAGACCTGCTGGCGGCCTCCGTCCCTGCACTGCTGGAGGGCGCCGATGCATTGGTGGTCTGCGACTACGGCACCGGGCTGCTGCACGGGGCCGTCCGCGACGCCCTGGTGGCACTGCGCGGCGGCCGCCTCACCGTCGTGGACGCCCACGACGCCGCGGGCTGGGCCGATCTGTCCCCCGACCTGGTCACGCCGAATGCCGCCGAAGCCGCGCAACTGCTGGGCGGGCCAAAATTGCTCGGGCCGGACCGGGCCGCAGCGGTTCGCACCGCTGCACCGGATCTGCTGGCCGCCGCCGGCGCGGCAGCGGCAGCCGTCACCCTGGACCGCGACGGCGCGGCCGTGATCGGCGCCGACGGCGGGTTCCACCGCACCTGGGCGCGGCCCGCTGCCGAAAAACAGGCGTCGGGAGCAGGCGACACGTTCGTTGCCTGCCTGACGCTCGCCCGGGCCGCAGGCCTGCCGCTGTCCACCGCCGCGGGCCTGGCGCAGAACGCCGCCGATATTGTGGTCCAGCGGCCCGGCACCTCGGTCTGCAGCACCGCCGATCTGGAAAAGCATCTGGACAGCTTTGCCGACACGGCACTCAGCCAGGCCGAACTCCTGGCCCGGACCGCCGCCGAACGGGCTGCCGGGCGCAGGATTGTCCTGACCAACGGCTGTTTCGACGTCCTGCACCGCGGGCACACCCGGTACCTGAACCAGGCCAAACAACTCGGCGACATCCTGGTGGTCGCCCTGAACAGCGACTCGTCCGCCCGCCGGCTGAAAGGACCGGGCCGTCCCATCAATCCCGTCCATGACCGGGCCGGGATCATTGCCGCGCTCAGCTGCGTGGACTACGTGACCGTATTCGACACGGACACGCCGATTCCGCTCATCCGGGAGCTGCGGCCGGATATTTACGCGAAGGGCGGGGACTATTCCGCCCAGATGCTGGCTGAAACCCCGGTGGTGGAGGAATGCGGCGGCCGGGTGCTGATCCTGGACTACGTCTCCGACCACTCCACCACTGCCCTGGTGTCCCGGATCCGGTCCGGCGGCACCGGCGGCACCGGGGAGACTGAGGGAAACCCCGCGGGCGGCGGAGGCTCAGAAGCAGCCGCAGGCGGGAACGGCCCCGGGGACCCGCCGTGA
- a CDS encoding glycosyltransferase family A protein yields MTRRWSGDWARPPDSGSAAEVDVLIPTRNRPAELAVTLAGLAAQDGPDFAVVISDQSTDVPSWNHPAAEAMVRVLQAQGRPVRLLRHLPARGLAEQRHFLLGQAGAPLVLFLDDDVWLEPDMLARLTAALAASGGGFVGAAVQGLSYLADRRPEEQQPFEVWENGQVQPERIRRNQPGFSRWTLHNAANLAHVASGLGIPPGQWRLYRIAWVGACVLYDRQALLACGGFGFWDQLPPGHAGEDVAAQWRVMERFGGAGMIPSGAVHLESPTTVTDRSADAAELILGTGGCDPSSGREI; encoded by the coding sequence GTGACGCGCCGCTGGTCCGGGGACTGGGCCCGGCCACCCGATTCGGGCAGTGCGGCAGAGGTGGACGTGCTGATTCCGACCCGCAACCGGCCGGCCGAACTCGCGGTCACCCTCGCCGGGCTGGCCGCGCAGGACGGGCCGGACTTCGCCGTCGTCATCAGCGACCAAAGTACCGATGTTCCGTCCTGGAACCATCCCGCCGCCGAAGCGATGGTCCGGGTCCTGCAGGCGCAGGGCCGTCCCGTCCGGCTACTGAGGCACCTGCCGGCCCGGGGGCTGGCCGAACAGCGGCACTTCCTGCTCGGGCAGGCCGGCGCTCCGCTGGTCCTGTTCCTGGACGACGACGTCTGGCTGGAACCGGACATGCTGGCCCGGCTCACGGCGGCCCTGGCGGCGTCCGGCGGCGGGTTTGTGGGGGCTGCCGTGCAAGGGCTGTCCTATCTCGCCGACCGGCGGCCCGAGGAACAGCAGCCGTTCGAGGTCTGGGAGAACGGACAGGTGCAGCCGGAACGGATCCGACGCAACCAGCCGGGTTTCTCGCGTTGGACCCTGCACAATGCAGCGAATCTGGCGCATGTGGCTTCCGGCCTCGGAATCCCGCCGGGGCAATGGCGCCTGTACCGGATCGCCTGGGTGGGGGCCTGCGTCCTCTATGACCGGCAGGCCCTGCTTGCGTGCGGCGGCTTCGGGTTCTGGGATCAGCTGCCGCCCGGGCATGCCGGGGAGGACGTGGCAGCCCAGTGGCGGGTGATGGAGAGGTTCGGCGGCGCCGGAATGATTCCCTCCGGTGCTGTGCACCTGGAGTCGCCAACCACGGTTACCGACCGGTCCGCTGACGCTGCCGAGCTCATCCTGGGCACCGGCGGGTGCGACCCGTCCAGCGGACGGGAGATCTAG
- a CDS encoding MATE family efflux transporter, whose translation MKTEADLSSRRLSRRILALALPALGALIAEPLFLLADSAIVGHLGVAQLAGVGLASTVLQTAVGLMVFLAYSTTGTVARYLGGNRQPEALAAGRDGIALAVLLGAVLSTAGYLFAPQLCSAMGATGDVHRYAVDYLRFSMPGLTAMLVVLAATGVLRGLQDTRTPLVVATAGFAVNIGLNYLLVYGFSLSVAGSALGTSIAQWGMAVFYLIAVARMARSQGVSLRPAVSGIRATAHVGSWLMLRTLSLRAAVLATVLVATAQGPESLAAHQLVMTVFTFLAFALDALAIAAQAMIGKELGAGDTVTARALTRRMIVWGVGFGVITGALLALVAPVAGVLFTSDAGVQQAMTAGLWVLAVSQPICGLVFVLDGVLIGAGDAKYLALTGVLNLAAYLPLLIWVHTAGLSGAGGIAWLWAAFALGYMSARGITLSWRTRRDAWMVTGARSGAGSD comes from the coding sequence GTGAAGACCGAAGCCGACCTTTCCTCCCGGCGGCTCAGCCGCCGGATCCTGGCCCTGGCCCTCCCGGCGCTGGGCGCTCTGATTGCCGAACCCCTGTTCCTGCTGGCGGATTCCGCTATTGTCGGCCACCTCGGCGTGGCCCAGCTGGCCGGTGTCGGCCTCGCGTCGACGGTGCTGCAGACCGCCGTCGGGCTGATGGTCTTCCTGGCCTATTCCACTACCGGCACGGTGGCGCGCTACCTCGGCGGCAACCGGCAGCCTGAGGCGCTCGCCGCAGGAAGGGACGGCATTGCCCTGGCCGTCCTGCTGGGCGCCGTGCTTTCGACCGCGGGGTACCTCTTCGCTCCACAGTTGTGCAGTGCCATGGGCGCCACCGGTGACGTGCACCGCTACGCCGTGGACTACCTGCGCTTTTCCATGCCCGGCCTGACCGCGATGCTGGTGGTCCTGGCCGCCACGGGCGTGCTGCGCGGGCTGCAGGACACCCGCACCCCGCTGGTGGTGGCCACGGCCGGCTTCGCCGTGAACATCGGGCTGAATTACCTGCTGGTCTACGGGTTCTCCCTGTCCGTGGCGGGATCGGCCCTGGGCACCAGCATCGCGCAGTGGGGCATGGCGGTGTTCTACCTGATCGCGGTGGCGCGGATGGCACGCTCCCAGGGGGTTTCCCTGCGGCCCGCGGTGTCGGGAATCAGGGCGACGGCGCACGTGGGGTCGTGGCTGATGCTGCGGACGCTGAGCCTGCGTGCCGCGGTGCTCGCGACAGTCCTGGTCGCCACCGCGCAGGGACCGGAATCCCTCGCGGCCCACCAGCTGGTCATGACCGTGTTTACCTTCCTGGCGTTCGCGCTGGACGCCCTGGCCATCGCGGCACAGGCAATGATCGGCAAGGAACTGGGCGCCGGAGATACCGTGACGGCCCGCGCGCTGACCCGGCGGATGATCGTTTGGGGTGTGGGGTTCGGCGTCATTACCGGGGCGCTGCTGGCGCTGGTGGCGCCGGTGGCAGGGGTGCTCTTCACCAGCGACGCCGGTGTGCAGCAGGCCATGACCGCCGGGCTCTGGGTCCTCGCGGTCTCCCAGCCGATCTGCGGGCTGGTGTTTGTGCTGGACGGAGTGCTGATCGGCGCGGGGGACGCCAAATACCTGGCCCTTACCGGCGTGCTGAACCTGGCCGCCTATCTGCCGCTGCTGATCTGGGTGCACACTGCGGGCCTGTCCGGCGCCGGGGGGATCGCCTGGCTGTGGGCGGCGTTCGCCCTTGGCTACATGAGCGCACGCGGAATCACCCTGTCCTGGCGGACCCGGCGGGACGCCTGGATGGTGACCGGTGCCCGGTCCGGAGCGGGGAGCGACTAA
- a CDS encoding MFS transporter: MTRRDDAPGFRGQFTGHRRGSPGYRGVLVGLAAAGVATFAQLYSLQGVLPELAADLGISASSAALTVSAATLGLAVTVIPWSAAADRFGRLPAMRLAILAAVVLGLAVPLSPNLPMLLGLRFLEGAALGGIPAVALAYLSEEVSRLHAAVAAGTYVSGTTIGGLAGRILAAPLAELVNWRVGVAAVSLLAAGAAVVFMLTAPRQHGFVPVRRAASGHGLAARLAANLRSPRLLVLYSQGFLLMGGFVAVYNYLGFRLGEPPFGLPQSLASSLFLAYLAGTWSSRAAGTLAARLRGGRKPVLLLSLGAMAVGLALTLAENLPAIVAGLLVFTAGFFAAHSIASGWTPLLAREGRAQASSLYNLFYYTGSSLLGWVGGYYFQQGGWKFLVLFVGVLLLAAALAAVLVLRSNDDGAGTADPAAAAPDNGRKT, translated from the coding sequence ATGACGAGACGCGATGACGCGCCCGGCTTCCGCGGCCAGTTCACCGGGCACCGGCGCGGCAGCCCCGGCTACCGCGGCGTCCTGGTGGGACTGGCCGCGGCCGGTGTGGCGACCTTCGCCCAGCTGTACTCCCTGCAGGGAGTCCTGCCCGAACTCGCTGCCGATCTGGGTATCTCCGCCTCGTCGGCGGCGTTGACGGTTTCCGCAGCCACCCTCGGACTCGCCGTCACAGTGATTCCCTGGTCCGCCGCCGCGGACCGATTCGGCCGGCTGCCGGCCATGCGCCTGGCGATCCTGGCCGCAGTGGTGCTGGGCCTGGCCGTTCCGCTGAGCCCCAATCTGCCGATGCTGCTGGGACTCCGCTTCCTCGAGGGGGCGGCCCTGGGCGGGATTCCGGCGGTGGCGCTGGCCTACCTCAGCGAGGAAGTGAGCAGGCTGCATGCCGCAGTGGCGGCCGGGACCTACGTTTCGGGCACCACCATCGGCGGTCTCGCGGGTCGGATCCTGGCCGCACCCCTGGCGGAACTGGTGAACTGGCGGGTGGGTGTAGCCGCGGTGAGCCTCCTGGCAGCCGGAGCCGCAGTAGTTTTTATGCTCACAGCACCCCGCCAGCACGGTTTTGTGCCCGTCCGCCGTGCCGCCTCCGGACACGGCCTGGCTGCGCGGTTGGCGGCGAACCTTCGCAGCCCGCGGCTGCTGGTCCTGTATTCACAGGGCTTCCTGCTGATGGGCGGGTTCGTGGCGGTCTACAACTATCTGGGTTTCCGGCTGGGCGAGCCGCCCTTCGGGCTGCCCCAGAGCCTGGCCAGCTCCCTGTTCCTCGCCTATCTCGCCGGCACCTGGTCCTCCCGGGCCGCGGGCACCCTGGCGGCCCGGCTTCGCGGCGGGCGGAAGCCGGTGCTGCTGCTGTCCCTCGGTGCCATGGCGGTGGGTCTTGCCCTGACGCTGGCCGAGAACCTTCCGGCCATCGTGGCCGGACTGCTGGTCTTCACCGCCGGTTTCTTCGCCGCGCATTCCATTGCCTCCGGCTGGACTCCGCTACTCGCCCGGGAAGGGCGGGCACAGGCCTCCTCGCTCTACAACCTCTTCTACTACACCGGGTCCAGCCTGCTGGGCTGGGTGGGCGGCTATTACTTCCAGCAGGGCGGCTGGAAGTTCCTGGTGCTTTTTGTCGGTGTGCTGCTGCTGGCGGCGGCACTGGCGGCCGTCCTGGTCCTGCGCAGCAACGACGACGGCGCCGGGACGGCGGACCCCGCGGCAGCGGCACCGGACAACGGACGTAAAACGTAG
- a CDS encoding DUF4031 domain-containing protein, with the protein MIYIDPPMWPAHNTLFSHLISNSGLDELHAFTREAGISDRAFDGDHYDVPRERYDALVSLGAVPVSCGDLVRILISSGLRIPARERPSALAAPLRHRWNRLLPGTPELGEHLLQLWNEPHRRYHDRRHLLQVLEALDLLAGGEVPRPVALAAWFHDAVYTGRAGADEGASARLAEQLLSGAGVTAAETAECARLVRLTASHDPAAADANGALLTDADLAVLARDPAGYAAYLQAVRAEYAHLSAEDFTAGRRRVVRRLVAADPLYRTPAGRQLWEERARRNLAAELAGDPSGASRTAPAAPATDAATDQP; encoded by the coding sequence ATGATCTACATCGATCCGCCGATGTGGCCGGCGCACAACACCCTCTTCTCGCACCTGATCTCCAACTCCGGGTTGGACGAGCTGCACGCGTTCACCCGGGAGGCAGGCATCTCGGACCGGGCGTTCGACGGCGACCACTACGACGTGCCCCGGGAACGCTATGACGCGCTCGTGTCGCTGGGGGCCGTGCCGGTCAGCTGCGGCGACCTGGTCCGCATCCTCATTTCCAGCGGGCTCCGGATCCCGGCGAGGGAGCGCCCTTCCGCCCTTGCCGCCCCGCTGCGCCACCGGTGGAACCGGCTGCTGCCCGGGACACCGGAGCTGGGCGAACACCTGCTTCAACTCTGGAATGAACCGCACCGCCGCTACCACGACCGCCGGCATCTGCTGCAGGTCCTGGAGGCCCTGGACCTGCTTGCCGGCGGCGAAGTGCCCCGCCCCGTGGCCCTGGCCGCCTGGTTCCACGACGCCGTGTACACCGGCCGGGCCGGTGCCGATGAGGGCGCCTCGGCCCGGCTGGCTGAGCAGCTGCTCTCCGGCGCGGGCGTGACTGCCGCCGAGACCGCCGAATGCGCACGGCTGGTCCGCCTGACCGCCAGCCATGATCCGGCTGCAGCGGACGCCAACGGAGCGCTGCTCACGGACGCGGACCTGGCAGTGCTGGCCCGCGACCCAGCGGGGTATGCCGCCTACCTGCAGGCGGTCCGCGCCGAGTACGCGCACCTTTCAGCCGAGGACTTCACTGCCGGACGACGCCGGGTGGTCCGGCGGCTTGTCGCAGCCGATCCGCTCTACCGGACGCCCGCCGGACGGCAGCTCTGGGAGGAACGGGCCCGCCGCAACCTGGCCGCGGAACTGGCGGGTGACCCGTCCGGTGCATCGCGGACGGCGCCCGCCGCCCCGGCCACGGACGCGGCAACGGACCAGCCATGA
- a CDS encoding exo-alpha-sialidase, whose translation MPAAEPAAKPAAASPGASTVVAIGTRKGLWLATSPDRRNWELRGPEFAMTEVPSLAFDARSGTPRLLAGVRSEWWGTNVAISDDLGRTWQEPEQAAIAFPEDTSASLERIWQLAPDSADRPGVVWAGCEPISVFRSEDGGKHFELVRGLWDHPHRTQWGAGYGGPAAHTVLPSPSDDSVHVAISSGGVYRSDDRGETWDAFNTGIIADFMPEKYPAFGQCVHKVARDAGNPQRLYAQNHGGVYRSDDAGGQWLSIADGLPADFGFVMLAHPTRPDTIWTIPLGSAGERNPPQGRPAVYRSTDAGGSWERFDAGLPAYDFNAVLRDAADVDDADPAGIYFGTRGGEVYASADEGETFNLVAANLPDVLCVRAVAA comes from the coding sequence ATGCCCGCCGCCGAACCCGCCGCCAAACCCGCTGCCGCATCCCCCGGCGCCTCCACCGTGGTCGCCATCGGAACCCGCAAGGGCCTGTGGCTGGCCACGAGCCCCGACCGCCGCAACTGGGAGCTGCGCGGGCCGGAATTTGCGATGACGGAGGTCCCGTCCCTGGCCTTTGACGCCCGCAGCGGCACCCCGCGTCTGCTGGCCGGTGTGCGGTCCGAGTGGTGGGGCACCAATGTCGCGATTTCGGACGACCTGGGGCGGACCTGGCAGGAACCCGAGCAGGCGGCCATTGCCTTTCCGGAGGACACCAGCGCCTCGCTGGAGCGCATCTGGCAGCTGGCGCCGGACAGCGCGGACCGGCCGGGCGTTGTCTGGGCGGGCTGCGAACCGATCTCCGTGTTCCGCTCCGAGGACGGCGGCAAGCACTTCGAACTGGTGCGGGGGTTGTGGGACCACCCGCACCGCACCCAGTGGGGCGCCGGCTACGGCGGCCCGGCCGCCCATACGGTCCTGCCGAGCCCGAGCGACGATTCCGTCCACGTGGCGATCAGCAGCGGCGGGGTCTACCGCTCCGATGACCGCGGGGAGACCTGGGACGCATTCAACACCGGCATCATCGCGGACTTTATGCCGGAGAAATATCCCGCGTTCGGGCAGTGCGTGCACAAGGTAGCCCGGGACGCGGGCAACCCGCAGCGGCTATACGCCCAGAACCACGGCGGGGTGTACCGCAGCGACGACGCCGGCGGACAGTGGTTGTCCATTGCGGACGGCCTTCCCGCGGATTTCGGTTTCGTGATGCTTGCCCACCCCACCCGCCCGGATACCATCTGGACCATTCCGCTGGGTTCGGCGGGGGAACGCAATCCGCCGCAGGGCCGCCCGGCGGTATACCGCAGCACCGATGCAGGCGGGAGCTGGGAGCGGTTCGACGCCGGCCTGCCCGCCTATGATTTCAACGCCGTGCTCCGTGATGCGGCCGATGTGGACGACGCCGATCCCGCCGGCATCTACTTCGGCACCCGCGGAGGCGAAGTCTATGCCAGCGCCGACGAGGGCGAGACCTTCAATCTGGTGGCCGCCAATCTTCCGGATGTGCTCTGTGTCCGCGCAGTTGCGGCCTGA
- a CDS encoding MoaD/ThiS family protein, which yields MSAQLRPDARGRGHGCADVELLLPAALADAADGRRLLTLRPRPGEGTPENTTVADVLALLQSDFAGVYRRICDETGELRRYVNLYLDGDDIRDLDGASTVLPARAELLVLQSIAGG from the coding sequence GTGTCCGCGCAGTTGCGGCCTGACGCTCGCGGCCGCGGCCACGGGTGCGCCGACGTCGAGCTGTTGCTCCCTGCGGCGCTGGCCGACGCCGCGGACGGACGGCGCCTGTTGACCCTTCGCCCCAGGCCTGGCGAAGGGACACCGGAAAACACCACCGTTGCGGATGTCCTGGCGCTCCTGCAGTCCGATTTCGCGGGCGTGTACCGCCGGATCTGCGACGAGACCGGGGAGCTGCGCCGCTATGTGAATCTGTACCTGGACGGCGATGACATCCGGGACCTGGACGGTGCTTCCACCGTGCTGCCCGCCCGTGCGGAACTGCTGGTCCTGCAGTCGATCGCCGGCGGATGA
- a CDS encoding transglycosylase family protein — protein sequence MKNQKIRRIVRRGLATAAITGAGAAGLAGMAAPANAASMDWDALAQCESGGNWSINTGNGYSGGLQFTPSTWAAFGGTGDAANASREEQIAVAERVLAAQGPGAWPACTAKLGMTGATANPQAAQTPVEQAPVTEAAPVETYTEPAPVVEAAPVETYTEPAPVVEAAPVEAAPVETYVQPQTVAPAPTSVPVEAVAPVQTPAPALSGETYVVQAGDTLSEIAEKLGIEGGWQALYNANLDTVIHQDLIFTGQTLQLPA from the coding sequence ATGAAGAACCAGAAGATCCGTCGTATCGTCCGCCGTGGCCTGGCTACCGCCGCCATCACCGGTGCTGGCGCTGCAGGCCTTGCAGGAATGGCCGCTCCGGCCAACGCAGCCTCCATGGACTGGGACGCCCTCGCACAGTGCGAAAGCGGTGGTAACTGGTCCATCAACACCGGCAACGGTTACTCCGGCGGCCTGCAGTTCACCCCCAGCACCTGGGCAGCCTTCGGCGGCACCGGCGACGCAGCTAATGCCAGCCGCGAAGAGCAGATTGCCGTGGCTGAGCGTGTCCTGGCAGCACAGGGCCCCGGCGCCTGGCCTGCCTGCACCGCCAAGCTGGGCATGACCGGCGCTACTGCCAACCCGCAGGCAGCCCAGACTCCGGTTGAGCAGGCTCCTGTCACCGAAGCCGCTCCGGTTGAGACCTACACCGAGCCCGCCCCGGTGGTCGAAGCCGCTCCGGTTGAGACCTACACCGAGCCCGCCCCGGTGGTCGAAGCCGCTCCGGTCGAGGCCGCTCCGGTCGAGACCTACGTACAGCCGCAGACCGTTGCTCCGGCACCGACCAGCGTCCCGGTTGAGGCCGTTGCTCCGGTACAGACCCCGGCTCCGGCCCTGTCCGGCGAGACCTACGTGGTCCAGGCCGGCGACACCCTCTCCGAGATCGCCGAGAAGCTTGGCATCGAGGGCGGCTGGCAGGCGCTGTACAACGCCAACCTGGACACCGTTATCCACCAGGACCTGATCTTCACCGGTCAGACCCTGCAGCTGCCGGCCTAG
- a CDS encoding APC family permease, with protein MLTFFNALKRILVGRPYGNERLSHTLLPKRIALPVFASDALSSAAYAPDEILLTLALAGVAAVTLSPWVGLAVIVVLLTVVASYRQNVHAYPSGGGDYEIASTNLGKPAGLTVASALLVDYVLTVAVSMSSAASYLVTAIPALHGTQATIAVIGVAVLVLVNLRGIREAGALFAVPTYIFMISVLGMCLTGFLQFLSGDLRQAPSASFELVRESGFDEGLVGLAGVLLLLRAFSSGAAALTGVEAISNGVPTFRKPKSANAATTLLLLGVISAAMIGGIIAMANLTKVHVAQDPATQLTFNGSPVGEDYVQHPVISQLAETIFGDGSIAFYLVVAATGLILVFASNTAFNGFPVLASILAKDGFLPRQMRTRGDRLAFSNGIISLGLGALVLVVAFDADVTQLIQLYIVGVFVSFTASQLGMIRHWTGKLRTERDKDVRRRMQRSRAINSLGFGMTALVLLIVIITKFTHGAWIALLAMAVLYVIMYSIRVHYDTVARELALSADDHGLALPSRVNAVILISQVHKPALRAIAYARASRPSSLNAIIVDLDPEDTRRTLADWERLQIPVPLTVLSSPYRETISPVLAYLRDARRNSPRELFVVYIPEYVVGRWWEQLVHNQTALRIKARLHFEPAIMVASVPWQLASSHDAHGEPAGGPGASNRG; from the coding sequence GTGCTCACATTCTTCAATGCGCTCAAACGCATTCTGGTCGGGCGTCCTTACGGCAACGAACGGCTCTCGCACACCCTCCTCCCCAAGCGGATTGCGCTCCCGGTTTTCGCCTCGGACGCCCTCTCATCTGCTGCCTACGCGCCCGATGAGATTCTCCTTACCCTGGCGCTGGCCGGCGTCGCTGCCGTGACCCTCTCCCCCTGGGTGGGGCTGGCCGTTATTGTCGTCCTGCTCACGGTGGTGGCGTCCTACCGCCAGAACGTCCATGCCTATCCGTCCGGCGGCGGAGACTACGAAATTGCGAGCACCAACCTGGGCAAGCCCGCCGGCCTGACCGTCGCCTCCGCACTGCTGGTGGACTACGTGCTCACCGTCGCTGTGTCGATGTCCTCGGCGGCGTCCTACCTTGTGACGGCCATCCCCGCACTGCACGGCACCCAGGCCACCATCGCCGTGATCGGGGTGGCCGTACTGGTCCTGGTGAACCTGCGCGGCATTCGGGAGGCCGGCGCCTTATTTGCCGTACCCACCTACATCTTCATGATCTCCGTACTGGGCATGTGCCTCACCGGCTTCCTCCAGTTCCTCAGCGGAGACCTCCGCCAGGCCCCCTCGGCGTCCTTCGAACTGGTGCGGGAATCCGGTTTCGACGAAGGGCTCGTAGGACTTGCCGGCGTCCTCCTGCTGCTGCGGGCCTTTTCCTCGGGCGCAGCCGCACTGACCGGCGTTGAAGCCATCAGTAACGGCGTCCCCACGTTCCGCAAACCCAAGAGCGCCAATGCCGCCACCACCCTGTTGCTCCTGGGCGTGATTTCCGCGGCCATGATCGGCGGGATCATCGCCATGGCCAACCTCACCAAGGTCCATGTAGCCCAGGACCCGGCCACCCAGCTCACGTTCAACGGTTCCCCCGTGGGCGAGGACTACGTGCAGCATCCGGTGATCAGCCAGTTGGCGGAGACCATCTTCGGCGATGGCAGCATCGCGTTCTACCTGGTTGTGGCCGCCACCGGGCTGATCCTGGTCTTTGCCTCCAACACCGCATTCAACGGCTTCCCCGTGCTGGCCTCGATCCTGGCCAAGGACGGGTTCCTCCCGCGCCAGATGCGCACCCGCGGGGACCGGCTGGCGTTCAGCAACGGCATCATTTCGCTCGGTCTGGGCGCCCTGGTGCTCGTCGTGGCCTTCGACGCCGATGTCACCCAGCTGATCCAGCTCTATATTGTCGGGGTCTTCGTTTCCTTCACCGCCAGCCAGCTGGGTATGATCCGGCACTGGACCGGCAAGCTGCGCACAGAGCGGGACAAGGACGTACGACGCCGGATGCAGCGTTCCCGGGCGATCAACTCCCTCGGCTTCGGCATGACGGCCCTGGTGCTGCTCATCGTCATCATCACCAAGTTCACCCACGGCGCATGGATTGCCCTGCTGGCCATGGCCGTGCTCTACGTGATCATGTACAGCATCAGGGTCCACTACGACACGGTTGCCCGCGAGCTGGCGCTCAGTGCTGACGACCACGGCCTGGCCCTGCCCTCCCGGGTCAATGCGGTGATCCTGATTTCGCAGGTCCACAAGCCTGCCCTGCGGGCAATTGCCTATGCGCGGGCATCCCGTCCCTCCAGCCTGAACGCGATCATTGTGGATCTTGATCCGGAGGACACCCGCCGCACGCTGGCTGACTGGGAGCGGCTGCAGATTCCCGTGCCGCTGACGGTCCTTTCCTCGCCGTACCGCGAGACCATCTCCCCCGTGCTGGCGTACCTGCGCGATGCCCGGCGCAACTCCCCGCGGGAACTGTTCGTGGTCTACATTCCGGAGTACGTTGTGGGCCGTTGGTGGGAGCAGTTGGTGCACAACCAGACCGCCCTGCGCATCAAAGCCCGGCTGCACTTCGAGCCGGCCATCATGGTTGCCTCCGTGCCTTGGCAGCTGGCCTCGAGCCACGATGCCCACGGAGAGCCGGCCGGCGGTCCCGGCGCCTCAAACCGGGGCTAG